The window TTTGGGCTAGTGACTGTTAGGTTGATTTATTGATTTTTGGATAAAATCGCTAGCATCAATTAGGCAGTAACTTATAGGGAATATAATGCATGATAGCATGAGCAAATGGCTAACATCAACTAGGTGTGGAATTAGAGGGAGTTGAATCTTTTGTCTGATATCTATATCCCTTCCTTGAAATGTAGTTTGTTGCCAAAACATCATGTGCATTACAAGACCTTTAAACTCAAAAATATGAGTACCTTCTTTATTTCAATCGAAGCTAGTCTTTGTTTCCTTGACAGTGCTTAGCTTCTGCCATGTGCAATTAATGCTTCCTGTGCTGCCCTTGCATTTGCTGGAATCCCTATGAAACATCTTGCTGGTAAGTTTAGTATATTTTTGTGTGTCATCCGTTCAGACTTCATAGCTAACAAGTCACAAGCTTCTATTTGCTGCAGTTGCGATTGGCTGTGGGGTGATGGACAATGGTGCGGTTATCTTAGACACCAACACAGCAGAAGAGCAGGTAGAAATTGCTCATTTTTTAATAAATCAACTGTAGAAAAATCAAAACAGTCAATGGTTCCATTTGGACCATTTCCTGTCCAGGATTCTTTATTTATTGACTTCTGCTTGATCACTGTGCTATTCGATAACTCCTGAGCACCTGCAGCAATATGCTGTTTTCTTTGTGATTTGTTGCGTAGAATAAAGTTTGATAAGTCCTAGGGACTACAATTTTGGTCTCCTAGCCATTGGGGTCTTATATCTGACAAAGATTTTTcatcccaagcaagttggggtacaCTAGCGATGAAATCATGAGAcccaacacacacaaaaaaaaggtAGGAGGGAAGCAAAAGAAGGTATTAGCAATGGTAACAATAGTAGCAAAAGGGGATTGATATTCCCTCAGCAGCTCTAGATTGAGGCAAAATTTTCCAGAGATTGTTCCTTTTTTTTAACTGCATACACTGAATAAACATCAAAAGAATATGATGCTCCCGTTTCCTACCCAGAATATGTTTTTGGCTGTGCTCCTGATTACTGAACACCAACCATATGTTGTTTTTGTGTTGAATTCTTGTTGAACCGTTTCTAAATGCTTGGAGCATGCTTTTCCAGTTCATATATCTAAAGTAAGAATATCAAACCAAAGTTCTCCTTGAAATAATTTTTTGGTAGCATATGGAACTGACGATGTACGTGCATCAAACTGCAGCAAGCAAAATCCTTTGCTCACCTGGTGTTTCCGAACTCACGCAAGTCGGTGGATTCAAAGGACCCGACACAGAAAGATGAGGAGTCCGAGCGAGGATTGATATCTTGCATCACGCACGGAGCGATGTCTGGTACGGTTCTACATCCCGCGTCTTCCTTGTGGGTACCGTTGGAGATGCATGATCTGCCACACTGACAAATGCTGCTCTGCTCTGTCTGTCTGTCTCCCTATCTTGCTGCGCGATGATGATCAGAGGACGACTATTTCAACTGCATAGAGAGAGGTGTCGCGGCGTCCTCGAAGATCTCGGATTTCATGAGGAAGACACTGCAGAAGGAGGTGTCCGGGGATGCCTGACCTGAGTAGCAATGTATTAGCACGACTGAGAAGCTGCCTGCCTGTGATGTTGATGGCAATAGCATGTAGGCAGCAGGTGGGTCTCCAATTTTGATGGCGGCTCAGGTTGGAGATGCTGGGCGGGGTGATTTGTGGGTGTTGGATTCGTTCGATGTCGAGTGTCTTTGTGGAACGGTTGGCAAGGGTGCGGTGGAGGCCGGTTGGTCGGCGTGTGATGTCGCAGTCTCACTAGCTAGCTGGATGGATTGGTGGAGTTTTGAGGGGTCTGGAACAGGTAAATGAGGCTGTATTGGTACCTTTGTTCGGGCTAAATTTGTGCATGATGCCAAATGTTTTTTGAAGTCATAATATGATGCACGCCGCGCGTTGAGTTGGCTGAAATTTTACTTGAATGCCGCTGAAACAATATCCATACAAGGAGTATActcctccgtctcaaaataaaagttgttctcgCCTCTCGAAAAATCAACATTTTTTAACTTTGACAAATTATATGTAaagaaatattaatatttataatacataattagtattattggatAGATcgtggaatatactttcataataaacttagtGTTTGGTTCTCTCTACTAAAATTTAGTCTCTatgtttggacactaatttggagtattaaacgtagactaattacaaaactaattacacagattgagactaatttacgagataaatctattaagcctaattaggctcATGTTTAGTTTTTTTGATTAGTATATAAATTCAATGTGACACTTCTAAACTTTAGTCTTCGAATCTAAACACCCCCTTATTTAGagattagagatataaatgttgcacgtctACAAATTACTGAAAGTTGAAAAATTAACGTCATGCAATGTGATGTGATACGAAATGTTTGGTGGTGCTGGTGCCGGTGCATTGCGTTTGTTTGTTAGCGGTGGTTTGGTTTACGCCGCACAGCACAGCCATGTTCCGCCGAGGGTGACTAGTGAGCTGTGCAGCGTGCAGACGCGCGTGTCCTACTGGCACTGGTACATCAGTTTGGTAGAGTTGTGTAGGTGAAGGGACGAAACACCGAACACGGCGGCTGAGATGCCTGCCTGCCTCCCACTCCCTCGCGGGTAACAGATAACCCgatggtactgcatacccgataaacaaggacacttggggtcacaGCTTTGCAattggagacgtttcttcttcacccgggtataagtgtcggagtctcggagagcCGAGGAGAAGGAACGAGGTTGCGAGAAGGACGAGcagaggtggcagagagaccgaactgaggacgcgaggggcacgagcgctcgtgaggcaggcgtgttttgtgctgctggcggagattgtgagaaaaaaattgaACTATGGTTCctataacacacaaactatatatatgattgttcagatttgaccaaatacctatgttgagcttctttgggcctaatactcgcatgacagctcaaatagtcgggttcctcaacgggtaacggggacgggtaaacagggacgTTCCCATACCCGTTATACCCGTCGGAGAGAGATGATTCTTgtccatttagatgcccgcgggtaaagtATTGATCCCATCCCCGTTCCCTAATGGAGTGCAGGAGGAAACGAACATAAGCGTGATTGATGCGGCACGGATATTTACTGACATTTCAGCTGACCGTTCGTTTGGTTTACAAGTCAGAGCTGAAAGTATCGTTGActaatttattataagagaaaaatactatttattaattaaaaagtATGATTTATAAGTCAAACAAGCAGAACATTAATTGATACAGCTGATATCTAAAtttattaaataaaaaaaatactgcAGCTCTCCGTCTATCTCTGTCCGTATCCTATCTGTTTACACTCTAGCAAGTACCAACCAATAACTTGTTCGGCTGAGCTTatacgatcatatacgatcgtggattataagcctgaaataatatttttttttctcacgTTAAATCAGTCAAATCAGTTAACAATAATAATCtatggccatgtttagattgtaaaaaatTTCAACCAAATAAATAgttagcactttcgtcttatttggtaaatattgtccaatcgtagaccaactaagctcaaagaTTATTAGTTAAATCAGTCAGCAATAAATAATCTATGATTTAGGACGAAACGAAGAGGCTGCAAGCAGTTGGAAATTGACTGACGCTGGGAAGCTTCCTTCCAGTAATAAATAAACATTTCTGACGCTGGGAAGCTTCCTTCTAGTAATAAATAAACATTTTTATTTttgctactagtagtagtagtcttTGAGTCTTGACCGAGGAAGGATACGCGATAGACGCGGAGAGAAGCAGAAGCACCAAGCAGTCAGGAAGCGAAGAAGAAAGCGAGCAGACAGAACCGAGGAGCCGACAGCCGAGAGAACTCGTGCCTGCCTATATACTCCGCCTCCGCCCTCGCCTCCGGTGGTTGGTTGGTTCCTCCACACCTACCATAGCCTGACTTCCGCTCTCCCCGTCAGCTCACCGCCCGACCCAGATCTCCGCCCAAACAAACCCGAGCATCGGATCGGATCCGCCCCGCGCTTTGCCGCCGGCAACCAGCCATGGCGACGGCCTTCGATGCCTACACCGACAAGAACGCCGTCTTCCGCCGCCTCAAGGCCAAGCCCGAGAACAAGGTGCGTGCGTGTTCCCAACTCCCTCACTTGCTACTACCGGCCTGGATCTAGGGCCTTCTCCTTCTCCGTCAGATGCTCAGATCACATCTCACCATGCCAACCCTAAACCCTCATACATGATACAGATGTGCTTCGACTGCAACGCCAAGAACCCCACCTGGGCTTCCGTCACCTACGGCATCTTCCTCTGCCTCGACTGCTCCGCCGTCCACCGCAGCCTCGGGGTCCACATCACCTTCGTCAGGTACCACTACTCCTCCCTCCCCACTTGCACAATCACGTAGATCTCGTTGCTTCCGCTCCAGATCTCGTCCCGCGCTCAATCATGACGCGGCGCTAGGATAGAAATTTCCAGCCGTCTAGCAGTATGCTCGATGCCAGTGGATCTGAGAGCCCTCCCTatcacatttggattttggaATAGGGAATACCCTACCCGGATAGGGTTGCAATGCAGATCATGCTCCTTACCTTAGCCTGTTTTGTTTAAGGCAGGCAGCATCCCGGCTCCTTATGATCCTCATAAAATGCCTGGTTGGTTTAGAGCTCCTGTACCACGCCCGCTGCCTGCCGACACGCCTTGCAACTCAACCTCTCTGCCCTGTACGAAACTAATAGAGTACTAACAATAGTAGCGGCACATATACCACGTGCTATTTCCATACCCCTTGGAACTCGGCCTCCCACATCTCTAACCTTGGACTCTAGGAGCAAACGAAAAGTGCCACATGAATGAACCCCATGCTATTTCTGCACCACACATTACATGATAATAACCCCCATAGCCCCACTACATGATGATCACAGATGCTGCTCATgcatttctctctctcttctctctctaaaTTTATGTGCCCTGACTGCCAACTAGTGGTCTaccattccttttcttttttgctGCATTTATTTTTCCGCCCTCTTCTTACTAGCACAAAATTTCCCAACTCCCCCATACGTCCTGAGTGAGATAGAGTGTCTCGACCAGTGATGCCGTGTCAATTTCATATAAAACCATATCTGTGTCTTCCGCAGGTCAACGAACCTTGACTCATGGACTCCAGACCAGCTGAAGATGATGGCTTTTGGAGGCAACAACCGCGCACATGCTTTCTTCAAGCAGCATGGATGGACCGATGGTGGCAAGGTTGAGGCAAAGTACACATCAAGAGCTGCTGAACTGTACAGGCAGATGCTTAACAAGGAGGTCGCTAAGAGTG of the Miscanthus floridulus cultivar M001 unplaced genomic scaffold, ASM1932011v1 fs_329_3, whole genome shotgun sequence genome contains:
- the LOC136531342 gene encoding exosome complex exonuclease RRP46 homolog, with the translated sequence MEGGSRAEGRNPNQLRPFSCTGNPLHRAHGSARWAQGGTIVLAAVYGPKPGTRKGENPEKASIEVVWKPKTGQIGRQEREYETTLKRTLQSICLLTVHPNTTTSVVLQVVGDDGSLLPCAINASCAALAFAGIPMKHLAVAIGCGVMDNGAVILDTNTAEEQQAKSFAHLVFPNSRKSVDSKDPTQKDEESERGLISCITHGAMSEDDYFNCIERGVAASSKISDFMRKTLQKEVSGDA